The following are from one region of the Arcobacter defluvii genome:
- the gltB gene encoding glutamate synthase large subunit, with translation MGCNLDLLTSFKDNCGFGLVADMKNRPSHKNLEDAITSLERMMHRGAVAADGKTGDGSGLLLSMPDSFMRKVAAQKGVDLPEIYAVAMIFAGGLEDIDTFKEYCERNDLKVILTREVPVDTDALGQQALESLPHIIQVFVIPSTLMSSKRFEAMLYLTRKECEHKLIEKKDFYIPTFSSKVIAYKGLIMPTHIKHFYIDLRDEDFKISFSLFHQRFSTNTLPLWRLAQPFRAIAHNGEINSVEANRFNVEVKSEQLKSDVFSEEEMKRLLPILQNVGSDSTSLDNMFEFLLANGVDFFKAARALVPAPWQNAPHMDSNLRAFYEYTATTMEAWDGPAAVSLTDGRHIGCLIDRNGLRPSKYVITKDDKLYITSEYGTLNIEDDNVLERGRLQSGQMIALDLKHGKILKEDDINNYLKSSQHYSKWLNDDMDYVQEYIEDTFLNVKDYKFENLEKKQKYFNITYEVLDQVIEPMAKDGKEPVGSMGDDTPLACFSKVNRNFTDFFRQKFAQVTNPPIDPYREKVVMSLETGFGRVHNVLDEKPEYARRLKVTSPILMKEKYDVLYSFGDEKSPRYDAYYKNRVFSTSFKSNLKESLETLATYVVKAVREDGVAVVILDDRAVNDNEKIIPAAMAVGFLNQKLLKEGIRHNVSLVTITGEVYDPHMAAVLIAFGCTAIYPYMMYASTVAFFQREKPTKYEMQKYLKNTQKSVNAGILKIMSKMGICTIASYRNSGLFDIVGLDDEIINSCFTGAHSELSGLTFADIEERINKSHHNAFKEEHSIFPLDLGGFYKYSNGGEYHDYGPATTKAMHNKHASSKEDITDFEGLRELVANRDKKFIRDFLEFNSDRKPIDISEVESKETIFKRFATAAMSLGSISPEAHEAMATAMNTIGGMSNSGEGGEDAKRFGTIRNSKIKQVASGRFGVTPAYLRSAEELQIKVAQGAKPGEGGQLPGHKVTGLIATLRHTVPGVTLISPPPHHDIYSIEDLAQLIFDLKQINPLAKITVKLVSSIGVGTIAAGVAKAYADKIIISGGDGGTGAAPLTSIKHAGNPWEMGLSEAHNALKANHLREFVHVQTDGGLKTGLDVVKAAMLGAESYAFGTASLTLLGCKILRICHTNKCSVGVATQDETLRDYFTGTVERLISYFTFIAEDVRNILASLGYKTIEEIVGRSDLLKVIDDKFAQKFDFQNILRRVEGIDTCQKETNAPFDDNKFEKELLKKVHRTIENPSSPVKVNADISNLNRSFGALISGEIARFYGDKGLPENSININLKGIAGQSFGAFLSKGMNLYLDGAANDYVGKGMNGGKIIINPAHQGPKFAGAGNTCLYGATGGKLYIRAAVGERFAVRNSGCITVVEGTGDNPCEYMTGGIAVILGNTGINFGAGMTGGLAFVYDPEKTFVDKMNQELIEPVRVDTDDTERERLYLKRLLLDYLHETQSEIAEHILQNFRAEIRNFWMVKPKNMTVLPLDPDKGD, from the coding sequence ATGGGGTGTAATTTAGACTTACTAACTTCTTTTAAAGATAATTGTGGGTTTGGTTTAGTAGCAGATATGAAAAATCGACCAAGTCATAAAAATTTAGAAGATGCAATAACTTCACTTGAAAGAATGATGCACAGAGGTGCAGTAGCAGCAGATGGTAAAACAGGAGATGGTTCTGGTTTATTATTATCTATGCCTGATTCTTTCATGAGAAAGGTAGCAGCACAAAAAGGTGTTGATTTACCAGAAATTTACGCAGTTGCGATGATTTTTGCAGGAGGACTTGAAGATATAGATACTTTTAAAGAATATTGTGAAAGAAATGATTTAAAAGTTATTCTAACAAGAGAAGTACCTGTTGATACTGATGCATTAGGTCAACAAGCTTTAGAGAGTTTACCGCATATTATTCAAGTATTTGTTATCCCAAGTACTTTAATGTCATCTAAAAGATTTGAAGCAATGCTTTACTTAACAAGAAAAGAGTGTGAGCATAAATTAATAGAAAAGAAAGATTTTTATATTCCTACATTTTCATCTAAGGTAATTGCGTATAAAGGGCTTATTATGCCTACGCACATTAAGCATTTTTATATAGATTTAAGAGATGAAGATTTTAAAATTTCTTTTTCTTTATTTCATCAAAGATTTTCAACAAATACTCTTCCTTTATGGAGATTAGCGCAACCTTTTAGAGCAATAGCTCATAATGGAGAGATAAATTCTGTTGAAGCAAATAGATTTAATGTTGAAGTAAAATCAGAACAGTTAAAATCAGATGTTTTTTCAGAAGAAGAGATGAAAAGATTATTACCAATTTTACAAAATGTTGGTTCAGACTCTACATCTTTAGACAATATGTTTGAATTCTTACTTGCAAATGGAGTGGATTTTTTTAAAGCTGCACGTGCATTAGTACCAGCTCCTTGGCAAAATGCTCCTCATATGGATTCAAACTTAAGAGCATTTTACGAATATACTGCAACTACTATGGAAGCTTGGGATGGACCAGCAGCTGTTTCATTAACAGATGGAAGACATATCGGATGCTTAATTGATAGAAATGGATTAAGACCATCTAAATATGTTATTACAAAAGATGATAAATTATATATTACATCTGAATATGGAACTTTAAATATAGAAGATGATAATGTTCTTGAAAGAGGAAGATTACAATCAGGTCAAATGATTGCACTTGATCTTAAACATGGAAAAATATTAAAAGAAGATGACATCAATAATTATTTAAAATCATCTCAACACTATTCAAAATGGTTAAATGATGATATGGATTATGTTCAAGAATATATAGAAGATACTTTTTTAAATGTAAAAGACTATAAATTTGAAAATTTAGAGAAAAAACAAAAGTATTTTAATATTACTTATGAAGTATTGGATCAAGTTATTGAGCCAATGGCAAAAGATGGAAAAGAACCAGTTGGTTCTATGGGTGATGATACTCCGTTAGCCTGTTTTTCGAAAGTAAATAGAAATTTTACAGATTTTTTTAGACAAAAATTTGCACAAGTTACAAATCCACCAATTGATCCATATAGAGAAAAAGTAGTTATGTCTTTGGAAACTGGATTTGGTAGAGTTCACAATGTTTTAGATGAAAAACCAGAATATGCTAGAAGATTAAAAGTAACAAGTCCTATTTTAATGAAAGAAAAATATGATGTTTTATATTCTTTTGGTGATGAAAAATCTCCAAGATATGATGCATATTATAAAAATAGAGTTTTCTCAACAAGCTTTAAATCAAATTTAAAAGAATCTTTAGAAACTTTAGCTACATATGTTGTAAAAGCAGTTAGAGAAGATGGTGTTGCTGTTGTGATTCTAGATGATAGAGCTGTAAATGATAATGAAAAAATTATTCCTGCAGCAATGGCAGTTGGTTTTTTAAATCAAAAATTATTAAAAGAAGGGATTAGACATAATGTTTCACTTGTAACTATTACAGGAGAAGTTTATGATCCTCATATGGCAGCTGTATTAATTGCTTTTGGATGTACAGCAATCTATCCATATATGATGTATGCATCAACAGTTGCTTTTTTCCAAAGAGAGAAACCAACTAAATATGAAATGCAAAAATATTTAAAAAATACTCAAAAATCTGTAAATGCAGGTATCTTGAAAATTATGTCAAAAATGGGTATTTGTACAATTGCATCATATAGAAATTCTGGTTTATTTGATATTGTTGGTTTAGATGATGAAATTATTAATAGCTGTTTTACTGGTGCTCATAGTGAATTATCAGGTTTAACATTTGCTGATATTGAAGAAAGAATTAATAAATCTCACCATAATGCATTTAAAGAAGAACATTCTATTTTCCCTCTTGATTTAGGTGGATTTTATAAATATTCAAATGGTGGTGAATATCATGATTATGGTCCAGCTACAACAAAAGCTATGCACAATAAACATGCTTCTTCAAAAGAAGATATTACTGATTTTGAAGGATTAAGAGAGTTAGTTGCTAATAGAGATAAAAAATTTATTAGAGACTTTTTAGAATTTAATTCAGATAGAAAACCTATAGATATTAGTGAAGTTGAATCAAAAGAAACTATTTTCAAAAGATTTGCAACTGCTGCTATGTCATTAGGTTCAATTTCTCCAGAGGCTCATGAAGCAATGGCAACTGCTATGAATACTATTGGTGGTATGTCAAATTCAGGTGAGGGTGGAGAAGATGCAAAAAGATTTGGGACTATTAGAAATTCTAAAATCAAACAAGTTGCATCAGGAAGATTTGGGGTAACACCTGCATATTTAAGAAGTGCTGAAGAGTTACAAATTAAAGTTGCACAAGGTGCAAAACCAGGTGAGGGTGGACAATTACCAGGACATAAAGTAACGGGTCTTATTGCTACATTAAGACATACAGTTCCAGGTGTTACTTTAATTTCACCACCACCACACCATGATATTTATTCAATTGAAGATTTAGCTCAATTAATTTTTGACTTAAAACAAATTAATCCATTAGCTAAAATCACAGTAAAACTTGTATCTTCAATTGGTGTTGGAACAATTGCAGCAGGAGTTGCAAAAGCTTATGCTGATAAGATTATTATTTCAGGTGGAGATGGTGGAACAGGAGCTGCTCCTTTAACATCAATTAAACATGCAGGAAATCCATGGGAAATGGGGCTTTCTGAAGCTCATAATGCTTTAAAAGCAAATCATTTAAGAGAGTTTGTTCATGTTCAAACAGATGGTGGATTGAAAACAGGTCTTGATGTTGTTAAAGCTGCAATGTTAGGTGCTGAATCTTACGCATTTGGAACAGCATCTTTAACACTACTTGGATGTAAAATTTTAAGAATTTGTCATACAAATAAATGCTCAGTTGGAGTTGCAACACAAGATGAAACTTTAAGAGATTATTTTACAGGAACAGTTGAAAGACTAATTTCTTACTTTACATTTATCGCTGAAGATGTTAGAAATATTCTTGCAAGTTTAGGTTATAAAACGATTGAAGAGATTGTTGGAAGATCTGATTTATTAAAAGTTATTGATGATAAATTTGCACAAAAATTTGATTTTCAAAATATTTTAAGAAGAGTGGAAGGAATTGATACTTGTCAAAAAGAGACTAATGCTCCTTTTGATGATAATAAATTTGAAAAAGAATTATTAAAAAAAGTTCATAGAACAATCGAAAATCCAAGTTCACCTGTAAAAGTAAATGCAGATATTTCAAATTTAAATAGATCATTTGGTGCTTTAATATCAGGAGAAATTGCAAGATTTTATGGAGATAAAGGTTTACCTGAAAATTCTATAAATATTAATTTAAAAGGAATTGCAGGTCAATCATTTGGAGCATTTTTATCAAAAGGTATGAACTTATATCTTGATGGTGCAGCAAATGATTATGTTGGAAAAGGTATGAATGGTGGTAAAATCATCATTAATCCAGCTCATCAAGGTCCAAAATTTGCAGGTGCAGGTAATACTTGTTTATATGGAGCAACAGGTGGTAAATTATATATTAGAGCAGCTGTGGGTGAAAGATTTGCAGTTAGAAATTCTGGATGTATAACTGTTGTAGAAGGAACAGGTGATAATCCATGTGAATATATGACAGGTGGAATAGCTGTAATTTTAGGTAACACTGGAATTAATTTTGGAGCAGGTATGACAGGTGGTTTAGCATTTGTTTATGATCCAGAAAAAACTTTTGTTGATAAAATGAATCAAGAATTAATTGAACCAGTTAGAGTTGATACAGATGATACTGAAAGAGAAAGATTATATTTAAAAAGATTATTATTAGATTATTTACACGAAACACAAAGTGAAATAGCTGAACATATATTACAAAATTTTAGAGCTGAAATTAGAAATTTCTGGATGGTAAAACCAAAAAATATGACAGTGCTACCACTGGATCCGGACAAGGGAGATTAA
- a CDS encoding DctP family TRAP transporter solute-binding subunit, with translation MRKLVLGTIAAAMLATSGLAADYTMKVSHVVSASTPKGKAADFFEKRVEELTGGKIDVQVFPNSQLYGDGEEIKALVMNNVQVIMPSLSKFTSVAPQMQLFDLPFIFRDKAHLYNVMDGEVGKTLKSFVDAKKQMIAMDYWDAGFKDFSSSKKPLIVPEDAKGMKFRIQSSKVLEAQFKAVGGNPQVLPFSEVYSALQQGVVDGTENPLSNFYTKKFHEVQSSLTLSNHGYLGYLVVMNEQFWNKLPKDLQEKVSQAMKEATELERKESAVEDAKIMDELRKYSKETGKLEIIELTPEQKQEWKKAMSVVYPKFYDVIGEDLIKKAIDTK, from the coding sequence ATGAGAAAATTAGTTTTAGGAACAATTGCAGCAGCAATGTTAGCAACATCGGGATTAGCAGCAGATTATACAATGAAAGTAAGTCACGTTGTAAGTGCAAGTACACCAAAAGGTAAAGCAGCAGACTTTTTTGAAAAAAGAGTTGAAGAATTAACAGGTGGAAAAATTGATGTTCAAGTATTCCCAAATTCTCAATTATACGGTGATGGTGAAGAAATCAAAGCACTTGTTATGAATAATGTACAAGTAATTATGCCAAGTTTATCTAAATTTACAAGTGTTGCACCACAAATGCAATTATTTGATTTACCTTTCATTTTTAGAGATAAAGCACATCTTTATAATGTAATGGATGGAGAAGTTGGTAAAACTTTAAAATCATTTGTAGATGCAAAAAAACAAATGATTGCTATGGATTACTGGGATGCTGGATTTAAAGATTTTTCTAGTAGCAAAAAACCTTTAATTGTACCAGAAGATGCAAAAGGAATGAAATTTAGAATTCAAAGTTCAAAAGTTTTAGAAGCACAATTTAAAGCTGTTGGTGGAAATCCACAAGTTTTACCATTTTCAGAAGTATATTCAGCATTACAACAAGGTGTTGTAGATGGAACTGAAAATCCATTATCTAACTTCTATACAAAAAAATTCCATGAAGTTCAATCTAGTCTTACTTTAAGTAACCACGGATACTTAGGTTACCTTGTTGTTATGAATGAGCAATTTTGGAATAAATTACCAAAAGATTTACAAGAAAAAGTTTCTCAAGCTATGAAAGAAGCTACTGAACTTGAAAGAAAAGAATCAGCAGTTGAAGATGCAAAAATTATGGATGAATTAAGAAAATATTCAAAAGAAACAGGAAAACTTGAAATTATAGAATTAACACCTGAACAAAAACAAGAATGGAAAAAAGCTATGTCAGTTGTTTATCCTAAGTTTTATGATGTAATAGGTGAAGATTTAATTAAAAAAGCAATTGATACAAAGTAG
- a CDS encoding TRAP transporter small permease, whose protein sequence is MKNFFEIIDLIVGTINKTMAVLGLSIGVLLAFINVILRYVFDMSLTWAAELTNYLFIWSALFGAAYGFKQGAHISVTLLIEKFPPFITKCLLIFANFISIAYLATLSYFGYELILMLADFGEMSVDLEIPLWIPHLVLPIAFALAAYRAAEKLVEIYNTDAKDIELFNEHENVIHEVTSNKGEK, encoded by the coding sequence ATGAAAAATTTTTTTGAAATTATCGACTTAATTGTAGGTACAATCAATAAAACAATGGCAGTCTTAGGACTGTCAATTGGTGTTTTATTAGCATTTATCAATGTAATATTAAGATATGTTTTTGATATGAGTCTTACTTGGGCTGCTGAACTTACAAACTATCTTTTTATTTGGTCTGCACTTTTTGGTGCTGCATATGGTTTTAAACAAGGAGCACATATCTCTGTAACTTTACTTATTGAAAAGTTTCCTCCGTTTATTACCAAATGTCTTCTAATTTTTGCAAATTTTATTTCAATCGCATATCTTGCTACACTATCATATTTTGGATATGAACTTATCCTTATGTTAGCAGATTTTGGAGAAATGAGTGTTGATTTAGAAATTCCTTTATGGATCCCACACCTTGTACTTCCTATTGCTTTTGCATTAGCCGCATATAGAGCTGCTGAAAAATTAGTTGAAATTTATAATACTGATGCAAAAGATATTGAATTATTTAATGAACATGAAAATGTAATACATGAAGTTACATCAAATAAAGGAGAAAAATAA
- a CDS encoding TRAP transporter large permease — MVIATLFILLFALMLLGVPVAVALGTTTLITSFFFTDMDLMGIPSKVFDGLNKYTLMAIPMFILAGSLLSRGSSATRIIEFAKSLVGHLPGGLPIAAILASVIFAAVSGSSPATVAAIGSVMYGAIKQAGYNEQFAIGTIATSGTLGILIPPSIVFIVFGVTADQSIGKLFMAGVIPGLMIGAMMMIATYFLAKKSGFKATQKATFKERFLAFKNAFWALLIIVIVIGGIYGGIFTPTEAGAFSVMYAFFVSFFIYKDTKYKDLYKIILDSAQTSSMIFFIIANAMLFAHFLTDEQIPQHITEMIIEANMGPLMFLLIVNILLLLMGQFMEPSSVVMITVPLLLPIGVALGIDPIHLGVIMVVNMEIGMITPPVGLNLFVASGITGLSLKQVIIASLPMTTILIIGLLLITYIPAISLWLPTLMYG; from the coding sequence ATGGTTATTGCAACTTTATTTATCTTATTATTTGCACTTATGCTTTTAGGAGTACCTGTTGCTGTCGCATTGGGAACAACTACACTTATAACTTCATTCTTTTTTACAGATATGGATTTAATGGGAATTCCTTCTAAAGTTTTTGATGGATTAAATAAATATACACTTATGGCTATTCCTATGTTTATTTTAGCTGGTTCTTTATTATCAAGAGGCTCTTCAGCTACAAGAATAATCGAATTTGCAAAAAGTTTAGTTGGGCACCTTCCAGGAGGACTTCCAATTGCAGCAATTTTAGCTTCTGTTATATTTGCAGCAGTAAGTGGAAGTTCACCTGCAACTGTTGCGGCAATTGGTTCTGTTATGTATGGAGCAATTAAACAAGCTGGTTACAATGAACAATTCGCCATCGGAACAATTGCTACATCTGGAACATTAGGTATTCTTATTCCACCATCAATTGTTTTCATTGTTTTTGGGGTAACTGCTGATCAATCTATTGGAAAACTTTTTATGGCAGGAGTTATTCCTGGACTTATGATTGGTGCAATGATGATGATCGCAACATATTTTTTAGCTAAAAAAAGTGGTTTTAAAGCAACTCAAAAGGCAACTTTTAAAGAAAGATTTTTAGCATTTAAAAATGCATTTTGGGCATTATTAATTATTGTAATTGTAATTGGTGGAATTTACGGAGGTATTTTTACTCCAACTGAAGCTGGTGCATTTAGTGTAATGTATGCTTTTTTTGTTTCATTCTTTATTTACAAAGATACAAAATACAAAGATTTATATAAAATTATTCTAGACTCAGCACAAACAAGTTCAATGATTTTCTTTATCATTGCAAATGCTATGCTTTTTGCTCACTTCCTAACAGACGAGCAAATTCCTCAACATATTACAGAAATGATTATTGAGGCAAATATGGGACCTTTAATGTTCTTATTAATTGTAAATATTTTACTTTTATTAATGGGACAATTCATGGAACCAAGTTCAGTGGTTATGATTACAGTACCGTTATTACTTCCAATTGGAGTTGCTTTAGGAATTGATCCTATTCATCTTGGAGTTATTATGGTTGTAAATATGGAAATTGGTATGATTACCCCACCGGTCGGACTCAATTTATTCGTTGCAAGTGGTATTACCGGACTTAGTTTAAAACAAGTAATTATCGCTTCATTACCTATGACAACAATTTTGATTATAGGCTTATTATTAATTACTTATATACCTGCAATTTCATTGTGGTTACCAACTTTAATGTATGGATAA
- a CDS encoding glycerophosphodiester phosphodiesterase family protein: MSLFKNKYIAHRGFHHNKLIPENSLLAFKKAIENNYSVEFDINITNDNKIVVFHDENLYRLCNKKENIEEVKYSFLKDLNLYETDEKIPLLEEVLSLVNGKITLIIEIKKHKNIGLLEEIVFQLLGKYKGEYFLCSFEKDILIYLKTSRLNHKIGLIFESLPNNFRKYEKILFLYRFFKVKPDFVSLDEKLLDSSIYIFCKKKGIEIITWTIKNKNRYEEIAKKVDGIIFENFLI, translated from the coding sequence ATGAGTTTATTTAAAAATAAATATATTGCTCATAGGGGATTTCATCATAATAAATTAATTCCTGAAAATTCCTTATTAGCATTTAAAAAGGCTATTGAAAATAATTATTCAGTTGAGTTTGATATCAATATTACAAATGATAACAAAATAGTAGTTTTTCATGATGAGAATTTATATCGTTTGTGTAATAAAAAAGAGAATATTGAAGAAGTAAAATACTCTTTTTTAAAAGATTTAAATTTATATGAAACAGATGAAAAAATACCATTATTAGAAGAAGTTTTGTCTTTAGTAAATGGAAAAATTACATTGATTATCGAAATAAAAAAACATAAAAATATAGGTTTATTAGAAGAGATTGTATTTCAATTATTGGGAAAATATAAGGGTGAATATTTTTTGTGTTCTTTTGAAAAAGATATATTAATTTATCTAAAAACGAGTAGATTAAATCATAAAATAGGATTAATTTTTGAAAGTCTTCCTAATAATTTTAGGAAATATGAAAAAATTCTTTTTTTATATAGATTTTTCAAAGTAAAGCCTGATTTTGTCTCTTTAGATGAAAAGTTATTAGATAGTTCAATTTATATTTTTTGTAAAAAAAAAGGTATAGAAATTATAACTTGGACTATAAAAAATAAAAATAGATATGAAGAAATAGCTAAAAAAGTTGATGGGATAATTTTTGAGAATTTTTTAATTTGA
- a CDS encoding cache domain-containing protein gives MGLVTEKNLSKIIIFTFIVIMSSMVFAMSYFYVKNTYNDFDIEMEKFVNEYYSDKKMTLKKEINTIIDILNYNIVKSNLDDEEQKMDAVRLLNNITFEENTSNYFFVYEVENMQGGDNFAKLIVNPNRLDIVGQYISTNYKDEDGKKFREDFLRDIRYKGESFTKYAYKKPDTKEIKQKISYFKYYEKWNWIIAVGVYTDDMENEIALKTKDLKKRVKNQVVQNVVLFIMFLSIAILISIVISQKIDKVLKDYENKVLFNAKELEVLNQSLEEKVRKEIEKNREKEQLLVQKSKFIALGEMISHIAHQWRQPLSELSSILMYIRFKYSIDALDSKTMEQKSQEADKVLEFMSQTIDDFRNFFMPKKEKEEFYLYKVVDLVINIISSTLKNYNIDLQIDIDKNITLKTYLNEYEQVLLNILNNAKDVLIEKNIKNPTIKITAYEEDTYVVLYVEDNGGGVLVEPKGKIFEPYFTTKEDSKGTGIGLYMSKIIVDKNMKGKLRVRNTKVGAKFGVFVPKDSLVKDINYEFI, from the coding sequence TTGGGATTGGTTACTGAAAAAAATTTATCAAAAATAATTATTTTTACTTTTATTGTCATAATGTCATCAATGGTTTTTGCAATGTCATATTTTTATGTAAAAAATACATATAATGATTTTGATATTGAAATGGAAAAATTTGTAAATGAATATTATTCTGATAAAAAAATGACTTTGAAAAAAGAGATAAATACGATTATTGATATTTTAAATTACAATATTGTTAAATCAAATTTAGATGATGAAGAACAAAAAATGGATGCGGTAAGATTATTAAATAATATTACCTTTGAAGAGAATACAAGTAACTATTTTTTTGTTTATGAAGTTGAAAATATGCAAGGTGGAGATAATTTTGCAAAGTTAATAGTAAATCCAAATAGATTAGATATTGTTGGACAATATATCTCAACAAATTACAAAGATGAAGATGGTAAAAAATTTAGAGAAGATTTTTTAAGAGATATTCGATATAAAGGTGAATCTTTTACTAAATATGCTTATAAAAAACCTGATACGAAAGAGATAAAACAAAAAATTTCATATTTTAAATATTATGAAAAATGGAATTGGATTATAGCTGTTGGTGTTTATACTGACGATATGGAAAATGAGATTGCTCTTAAAACAAAAGATTTAAAAAAAAGAGTTAAAAATCAAGTAGTACAAAATGTAGTTCTTTTTATAATGTTTTTGTCTATTGCAATTTTAATTTCAATTGTAATCTCTCAAAAAATTGATAAAGTTCTAAAGGATTATGAAAATAAAGTTCTTTTTAATGCAAAAGAATTAGAAGTTTTAAATCAATCCTTAGAAGAAAAAGTAAGAAAAGAGATTGAAAAAAATAGAGAAAAAGAACAATTATTAGTACAAAAATCCAAATTTATTGCATTGGGTGAGATGATTTCTCATATTGCTCATCAATGGAGGCAACCATTAAGTGAATTATCTTCAATTCTTATGTATATAAGATTTAAATATAGTATTGATGCACTTGATTCAAAAACTATGGAACAAAAATCTCAAGAAGCAGATAAAGTTTTGGAATTTATGTCTCAAACAATTGATGATTTTAGAAATTTTTTTATGCCTAAAAAAGAAAAAGAAGAGTTTTATTTATATAAAGTTGTTGATTTGGTTATAAATATAATTTCGAGTACATTAAAAAACTATAATATAGATTTACAAATAGATATAGATAAAAATATTACTTTAAAGACGTATTTAAATGAATATGAACAAGTTTTATTAAATATTTTAAATAATGCAAAAGATGTTTTAATAGAAAAAAATATAAAAAATCCAACAATAAAAATAACAGCTTATGAAGAAGATACTTATGTAGTTTTATATGTAGAAGACAATGGTGGAGGAGTTTTAGTCGAACCTAAAGGAAAAATTTTTGAACCATATTTTACTACGAAAGAAGATAGTAAAGGTACAGGAATAGGTTTATATATGTCGAAAATCATTGTGGATAAAAATATGAAAGGAAAACTAAGAGTTAGAAATACAAAAGTAGGTGCAAAGTTTGGTGTTTTTGTACCAAAAGATAGTTTAGTTAAAGACATAAATTATGAGTTTATTTAA
- a CDS encoding response regulator transcription factor, producing MKNDFINKLNAYTVLYAEDEDGIRNNIQEILTHLFKEVICVKNASDAYMKYLEYNPDLIITDIKMGNETGIDLLKKIRKSDSKTRIIITSAYTDLEYLLQATELHLIKYIIKPITQDKLMEALEAFINSYDTTKIYNLIPNWIFNFSKATISNSKEEFTLTKKENIFLKLLISKNRIITYEELETNIWDEDSIMTANAMRLFIKNFRKKLPKDFLKNIQGVGYKLVRD from the coding sequence ATGAAAAATGATTTTATAAATAAACTTAACGCTTATACCGTTTTATATGCAGAAGATGAAGATGGAATTAGAAATAATATTCAAGAGATTTTAACTCATCTGTTTAAAGAAGTTATTTGTGTAAAAAATGCAAGTGATGCATATATGAAATATCTTGAATATAATCCAGATTTAATTATAACTGACATAAAAATGGGAAATGAAACAGGAATAGATTTATTAAAAAAGATAAGAAAATCAGATTCAAAAACAAGAATTATTATAACTTCAGCATATACAGATTTAGAATATTTACTTCAAGCAACAGAGCTTCATTTGATTAAATATATTATAAAACCAATAACTCAAGATAAACTTATGGAAGCACTTGAAGCTTTTATAAATAGTTATGACACAACAAAAATTTATAATTTAATACCAAATTGGATTTTTAATTTTAGTAAAGCAACTATATCAAATAGTAAAGAAGAATTTACTCTTACAAAAAAAGAAAATATTTTTTTAAAGCTTTTAATTAGTAAAAATAGAATTATTACATATGAAGAACTTGAAACAAATATTTGGGATGAAGATTCTATCATGACTGCAAATGCTATGAGACTTTTTATCAAAAACTTTAGAAAAAAACTTCCTAAAGATTTTTTGAAAAATATACAAGGTGTTGGATATAAACTAGTTAGAGATTAG